From the Maniola jurtina chromosome Z, ilManJurt1.1, whole genome shotgun sequence genome, one window contains:
- the LOC123880480 gene encoding uncharacterized protein LOC123880480: protein MTNGEVEVLLKVDVKNAFNSLDRATLLTEVSTQLPEIYPYVWQCYSSASKLFFGDSDIKSSVGVQQGDPLGPALFSLGIHNHISNLTSKFNIWYLDDGTIGGNVDDVLKDLNHIKQQFGKIGLELNFSKCELFFTEKLSQDRIRLASDLFNEITPSIKILDKHSLCLLGAPLYNESIQPLLDQKIRTFSTNTDKLGALNSHIAFSILKYCLFVPKLIYILRASPIWKFPGLLDNMDATLKSTLEQILNLTFDEHSWNQATLPVKYGGIGVRKISSVALPAFLSSVHSIRELSSQILKSNSISLTYATEALESWKVRCPNVDIPKERSTQKLWDLPLVQLTHSNLLQNLTSDRDQARLLALSEKESGYWLHALPSKNLGTLLDNESFRVALGLRLGTPLCHQHRCPCGKEVDKFGIHGLSCQRSAGRLFRHGSLNDTIKRALATIDVPALIEPSGIRPIERTNIIYSTSKASKSKSASNGVPVRSRARVLSMIASRINWCYVMK from the exons CGAATGGCGAGGTTGAAGTACTGCTGAAAGTAGATGTAAAGAATGCCTTTAATTCTTTGGACAGGGCAACTTTGCTGACCGAAGTCTCAACGCAACTTCCTGAAATTTATCCATATGTCTGGCAATGTTACAGCTcagcttcaaaattattttttggagaTAGCGATATTAAGTCTTCTGTAGGCGTTCAGCAGGGGGATCCTTTAGGTCCGGCCCTGTTCAGCTTAGGGATCCATAaccatatttcaaatttaacaTCTAAATTTAACATATGGTATCTTGATGATGGAACCATTGGGGGCAACGTGGATGACGTTCTAAAAGATCTTAACCATATTAAGCAACAGTTtggcaaaattggtttagaactaaatttttcgaaatgcgAATTGTTTTTCACAGAAAAACTGTCGCAAGATAGAATACGATTGGCCTCtgatttatttaatgaaattaccCCTAGCATTAAGATACTCGATAAACATTCACTTTGCCTTCTTGGTGCTCCTCTTTATAATGAATCCATACAACCACTTTTGGATCAAAAAATTAGAACATTTTCGACTAATACCGACAAATTGGGCGCTCTAAATTCTCACATTGCATTTTCGAtcctaaaatattgccttttcgtacctaaattaatttatatccttCGCGCGagcccaatttggaaatttcctgGACTACTCGATAATATGGATGCCACCCTTAAAAGTACACTAGaacaaattctaaatttaacttTTGATGAGCACTCCTGGAACCAAGCTACTTTACCGGTCAAGTACGGTGGCATCGGCGTGAGGAAAATTTCCAGTGTAGCTCTTCCAGCTTTTCTGTCCTCTGTGCATAGTATAAGAGAGCTTAGCTCTCAAATTctcaaatcaaattcaatatcaTTGACCTATGCCACAGAGGCCCTAGAGAGTTGGAAGGTCAGATGTCCCAATGTCGATATTCCAAAGGAACGTTCTACACAAAAACTTTGGGATTTGCCATTGGTTCAGCTGACACATTCAAATTTGCTGCAAAATCTTACAAGTGACAGAGATCAAGCCAGGCTCCTAGCATTATCGGAAAAGGAATCTGGGTATTGGCTTCATGCCTTGCCATCCAAAAATCTCGGCACCCTTTTAGATAATGAAAGTTTTCGTGTGGCTCTAGGTCTCAGATTGGGAACACCGCTGTGCCATCAGCACAGATGTCCGTGTGGAAAAGAGGTTGATAAATTTGGAATCCACGGACTCTCTTGCCAAAGGAGCGCTGGTAGGCTATTTAGGCATGGCTCTCTTAACGACACgatcaaaagggctcttgccaccatagacgttcctgcgctcattgagccgtcagggatta GACCTATAGAACGTACGAATATTATTTATAGCACTTCTAAAGCTTCTAAATCTAAATCTGCTTCAAATGGTGTGCCGGTGCGGTCGAGGGCCAGAGTCCTGAGCATGATAGCCAGCCGAATCAACTGGTGCTATGTAATG aaaTAA